One window from the genome of Candidatus Didemnitutus sp. encodes:
- a CDS encoding putative Ig domain-containing protein gives MISLSARFGALRLLGLALLCVGFATAARAVDLVLAAGQAGVAYTPYTIVTDPPAANGTVYSATGLPSGMSINASTGTISGTPLVDGVFTGTISLDDAGTINNFTYSLTIDAALGVSQVSSELTALGAVGQDFSYLITATNSPQSYNVGTLPAGLTYSAGAISGQPTTAGTYNVSLSANNATGTGPSVTLVITVEPSGPVPTISGQSSVTADLNIALNYQITASNSPTSYGASGLPVGLSVDTSTGAITGTPTVGGIFTATLTASNGNGASAAFPLTFVLGPVAVVNSATTLTGYSSIAITPYQLTATNSPTAFNVGTLPAGLSYNSTTKQITGTPAAAGTTSVTIYANNAIGRGPDFTLSVQITASATPQITAQPVGATKNYGESVTFSVTATGTPTPTYQWKKGASDIPLATSASYTIPSVTLNDAADYTVVVTNGAGSVTSDVATLTVNSGYAAWRAAKFTGGEVADDAISGTAADPDGDGLTNLLEYALDLAPKAVSSSGLPAVAKTATDWTFTYSRPADRPDISYTVQYSTNLSTWSSAGTHTRTATGATETWQASVPLGTGSAVFFRLKIDYPAAP, from the coding sequence ATGATTTCGCTCTCCGCCCGTTTCGGTGCCTTGAGATTGCTCGGGCTCGCCCTCCTGTGTGTGGGCTTCGCGACCGCCGCTCGCGCCGTGGACCTCGTCCTCGCCGCGGGCCAGGCCGGCGTCGCCTACACGCCTTACACCATCGTGACGGATCCCCCGGCCGCCAACGGCACGGTCTACTCCGCCACCGGTCTGCCCAGCGGCATGTCGATCAACGCCTCCACCGGCACCATCTCGGGCACGCCGCTCGTCGACGGCGTGTTCACCGGCACGATCTCGCTCGATGACGCCGGCACGATCAACAACTTCACGTATTCGCTCACGATCGACGCCGCCCTCGGCGTCTCGCAGGTCTCGAGCGAACTCACCGCTCTCGGTGCCGTCGGACAGGATTTTTCGTATCTGATCACGGCCACCAACTCCCCGCAGAGCTACAACGTCGGCACGCTGCCCGCCGGCCTCACTTACAGCGCGGGTGCCATCTCCGGCCAACCCACCACCGCCGGCACCTACAACGTCAGCCTCAGCGCCAACAACGCCACCGGCACCGGCCCCTCCGTCACCCTCGTTATCACCGTCGAGCCCTCCGGCCCCGTGCCGACCATCAGCGGCCAATCCTCCGTCACCGCGGATCTCAACATTGCCCTCAATTACCAGATCACCGCCTCGAATTCCCCCACGAGCTACGGTGCCAGCGGCCTCCCCGTCGGCCTCTCGGTCGACACCTCGACCGGCGCCATCACCGGCACGCCCACCGTCGGCGGTATCTTCACCGCCACGCTCACCGCCAGCAACGGCAACGGCGCCAGCGCGGCCTTCCCGCTCACCTTCGTCCTTGGCCCGGTCGCCGTCGTCAACAGCGCCACGACCCTCACCGGCTACTCCAGCATCGCCATCACGCCCTACCAGCTCACCGCGACCAATTCGCCGACGGCCTTCAACGTCGGCACGCTCCCCGCCGGCCTCAGCTACAACTCCACCACGAAACAAATCACCGGCACGCCCGCCGCCGCCGGCACGACCAGCGTGACCATCTACGCCAACAACGCCATCGGCCGCGGCCCCGACTTCACCCTGTCGGTTCAGATCACCGCGTCCGCCACGCCGCAGATTACCGCCCAACCCGTCGGCGCCACGAAGAACTACGGCGAAAGCGTGACCTTCTCCGTCACCGCCACCGGCACCCCGACGCCCACTTACCAGTGGAAGAAGGGCGCCTCCGACATCCCGTTGGCCACGAGCGCGAGCTACACCATTCCCAGCGTCACGCTCAACGACGCCGCCGACTACACCGTCGTCGTCACCAACGGCGCCGGCTCCGTCACCTCCGATGTCGCCACGCTCACCGTCAACTCCGGCTACGCCGCGTGGCGCGCCGCCAAGTTCACCGGCGGCGAAGTCGCCGACGACGCCATCAGCGGCACCGCCGCCGACCCCGACGGCGATGGCCTCACCAACCTGCTCGAATACGCGCTCGATCTCGCCCCGAAGGCCGTCTCCAGCAGCGGCCTCCCCGCCGTCGCCAAGACCGCGACGGATTGGACGTTCACCTATTCGCGCCCGGCGGACCGCCCCGACATCAGCTACACCGTGCAATATTCGACGAACCTCTCCACGTGGTCCTCCGCCGGCACGCACACGCGCACCGCCACCGGTGCGACCGAAACCTGGCAAGCCTCGGTGCCGCTCGGCACCGGCTCCGCCGTCTTCTTCCGCCTCAAGATCGATTACCCGGCCGCACCGTAA
- a CDS encoding PEP-CTERM sorting domain-containing protein has protein sequence MSTKKIGLVFLLLGLSRLSAVEISFSSSAFEVGKTSTGADLTNGFTFSIGSFGAFSPTALNTASWAANFTTIATNGSTPWDDLFTHFDGTATLSSNAGAFATSSQAYIWGYNTTTITNGVTEWVLFTNNTWLFPASSSPDPTIWTVDDVGTTAVVGTLNPSGSNIYIQTAAITSAVPEPATYAAVLGLLAVGLVAYRRRVAA, from the coding sequence ATGAGCACAAAAAAAATAGGCCTCGTATTCCTTCTTCTTGGTCTCTCCCGCCTTTCGGCTGTTGAGATATCCTTTTCGTCGAGCGCATTTGAGGTCGGCAAGACGAGCACCGGAGCGGACCTTACGAACGGCTTCACCTTCAGCATCGGATCATTTGGCGCTTTTTCGCCTACCGCTCTGAACACGGCTAGTTGGGCAGCAAATTTCACGACAATCGCCACCAACGGGTCCACGCCTTGGGATGATCTTTTCACGCACTTCGATGGAACGGCCACGTTGTCTTCCAACGCAGGTGCGTTCGCGACATCTAGTCAGGCCTACATTTGGGGTTACAACACGACCACGATCACCAACGGGGTTACGGAATGGGTGCTCTTCACCAATAACACGTGGCTGTTCCCGGCGAGTTCCTCTCCCGACCCGACGATCTGGACAGTGGATGATGTTGGGACGACCGCGGTGGTTGGAACTTTGAACCCTTCAGGAAGCAATATCTACATTCAGACTGCGGCGATCACCAGCGCCGTCCCGGAGCCCGCGACCTATGCGGCGGTTCTCGGTCTGCTCGCGGTTGGCTTGGTCGCTTACCGTCGTCGCGTCGCCGCCTGA